From a single Chloroflexota bacterium genomic region:
- a CDS encoding YbaB/EbfC family nucleoid-associated protein, producing MMNRKMMRQAQQIQKQMMKLQEELESATVEASVGGGVVKAVVSGKMKVESITIDPDVVSPEDVDMLEDLVMAAVNEGMDKAQQMAQDKMGALTGGMLPPGML from the coding sequence ATGATGAATCGAAAGATGATGCGGCAGGCGCAGCAGATTCAGAAGCAGATGATGAAGCTGCAGGAAGAACTCGAAAGTGCAACCGTCGAGGCGAGCGTAGGCGGTGGCGTGGTGAAGGCGGTCGTCAGCGGCAAGATGAAGGTTGAATCCATCACCATCGACCCTGATGTCGTGTCGCCGGAAGATGTGGACATGCTGGAAGACCTCGTTATGGCGGCGGTCAACGAAGGCATGGACAAGGCGCAACAGATGGCGCAAGACAAGATGGGCGCGCTCACCGGCGGCATGTTGCCGCCAGGCATGCTCTAA
- the dnaX gene encoding DNA polymerase III subunit gamma/tau, whose product MAEVFYRKWRPKSMSEVVGQDAIMKTLRQAVAQQRTAHAYLFCGTRGTGKTSTARILAKAINCLSPRDGEPDNECHICVSINEGRSLDLIEIDAASNRGIDDIRELSDKVRFSPTESRYKIYIIDEVHMLTDAAFNALLKTLEEPPEHAKFILATTEAYKLPPTIISRCQRFDFRRVPIERMVAKLADICGHEGIEASNDALQLVARMANGGLRDAENLLEQVVVSYGSPISEDDVRQLLGLGGDEMALELVRHIIAKSVKDGITTVNGASEQGTDLRQLLRGTLEYLRALLLLKTGAGATFGYSDEVMSRLNALVVGVSMEHLVKSLKVFAAVNMRRDASSTLPLELALVDMATDPEPMVAAPVPQQPYAAARQPAPATQAPAPRQQPSMPKAQPYQQPPNRTAPTGAPSPTDAPQQQPYRQPSRPAYQPSAASATPAGMPNGMPAPGGEMPRELDAKLAHQWNRIANELRFTGARFKVGAMLRSSREREIVGDTIIIRYPSLSNVDRLNEELETPQTKKALYDAIESAMGSKFEVRVALSDGSNGAGSKRPSQTSHLVQAAQSMGARVIGEREVRQP is encoded by the coding sequence ATGGCTGAAGTCTTTTACAGGAAGTGGCGACCGAAAAGCATGAGCGAAGTCGTCGGGCAAGACGCAATCATGAAGACATTGCGGCAGGCGGTCGCGCAGCAACGAACGGCGCACGCCTACCTGTTCTGCGGTACACGCGGCACGGGCAAGACCAGCACGGCGCGCATTCTCGCGAAGGCGATCAACTGCCTGTCGCCGCGAGATGGTGAACCCGACAACGAATGCCACATCTGCGTGAGCATCAACGAAGGGCGCTCGCTCGACCTCATCGAGATTGACGCGGCGAGCAATCGCGGCATCGACGACATTCGCGAACTCAGCGACAAGGTGCGCTTCTCGCCGACTGAATCGCGTTACAAGATATACATCATCGACGAAGTGCACATGCTGACCGACGCCGCCTTCAACGCGCTGCTGAAGACGCTGGAAGAGCCGCCCGAACACGCAAAATTCATTCTCGCCACCACGGAGGCGTACAAACTTCCGCCGACTATCATATCGCGCTGCCAGCGTTTCGACTTCCGGCGCGTTCCCATCGAGCGCATGGTGGCGAAACTCGCAGACATCTGTGGACATGAAGGCATAGAGGCGTCCAACGATGCGCTACAGCTCGTGGCGCGCATGGCAAACGGCGGCCTGCGAGACGCCGAGAACCTGCTCGAACAGGTCGTCGTGTCATACGGTTCACCGATAAGCGAAGACGATGTGCGCCAGCTGCTAGGGCTTGGCGGCGACGAGATGGCGCTCGAACTTGTACGACATATCATCGCCAAGTCGGTCAAAGACGGCATCACCACCGTCAACGGCGCGTCTGAGCAAGGTACAGACTTACGCCAACTATTGCGCGGCACACTCGAATACCTGAGGGCGCTGCTGCTGCTAAAGACCGGTGCAGGCGCGACATTCGGCTACTCGGACGAAGTGATGAGCCGCCTGAACGCACTGGTCGTTGGCGTATCAATGGAGCATCTGGTCAAGTCGCTGAAGGTGTTCGCAGCCGTCAACATGCGTCGAGATGCGTCATCCACGCTGCCCTTGGAACTCGCGCTGGTCGATATGGCTACCGATCCGGAGCCTATGGTCGCCGCGCCCGTACCACAGCAGCCTTATGCCGCCGCGCGGCAGCCGGCGCCGGCAACGCAAGCGCCCGCGCCGCGTCAGCAGCCGTCGATGCCGAAAGCACAGCCGTATCAGCAACCGCCGAACCGAACTGCGCCAACGGGCGCGCCATCGCCAACAGACGCACCGCAGCAGCAACCGTATCGCCAACCGTCGCGCCCCGCATATCAACCGTCTGCGGCGAGTGCCACACCTGCCGGCATGCCCAACGGCATGCCAGCGCCGGGCGGCGAAATGCCCAGAGAACTCGACGCGAAGTTGGCGCACCAGTGGAACAGGATCGCCAACGAACTGCGATTCACTGGTGCCAGATTCAAGGTTGGCGCGATGCTGCGAAGTTCAAGAGAGCGAGAAATCGTCGGGGATACTATAATAATCAGGTATCCATCGCTTTCCAACGTGGACCGCCTGAATGAGGAGCTGGAAACTCCGCAGACCAAGAAGGCGTTGTACGACGCAATCGAAAGCGCGATGGGATCGAAGTTCGAGGTAAGGGTGGCGCTCTCGGACGGGAGCAACGGCGCAGGATCCAAGCGCCCTTCGCAGACGAGCCACCTTGTTCAGGCGGCGCAATCTATGGGCGCACGAGTAATCGGCGAAAGAGAGGTCAGACAACCATGA
- the ybeY gene encoding rRNA maturation RNase YbeY, with amino-acid sequence MAVQIFDEFESAVSASWLETVCLAVLQQEGIAQHASVVIADDDTVRTLNAEYRGLDKTTDVLSFAFDNAGEYYGEGDAPSRWSADDAFVLPPGESAGLGEVIVSYPQAVRQAQQAGHPAERELAFLVVHGILHLIGHDHIDDDDARVMQDKERRAMERVAVQGTRGCNG; translated from the coding sequence ATCGCCGTCCAAATCTTCGACGAATTCGAAAGCGCCGTTAGCGCATCATGGCTGGAAACGGTGTGCCTAGCCGTGCTGCAACAAGAAGGCATCGCGCAGCATGCCAGCGTTGTGATTGCGGATGACGACACGGTGCGCACGCTAAATGCCGAGTATCGAGGGCTGGACAAGACGACCGATGTACTGTCATTCGCGTTCGACAACGCAGGCGAGTATTACGGCGAAGGCGATGCGCCGTCCCGCTGGTCTGCGGACGACGCATTTGTACTACCGCCGGGCGAATCCGCCGGATTGGGCGAGGTCATCGTGTCGTATCCGCAGGCGGTGCGACAGGCGCAGCAAGCCGGGCATCCGGCTGAGCGCGAGCTGGCGTTTCTCGTCGTGCACGGCATTTTGCATCTGATAGGGCACGATCACATTGATGACGACGATGCCCGCGTGATGCAGGACAAGGAACGCAGGGCGATGGAGCGTGTGGCAGTCCAGGGGACGAGAGGTTGCAATGGCTGA
- the hflC gene encoding protease modulator HflC: MKFLAGLVVLIAIVAAVLVPQTLYIVDETQLAILTRFGEPRNSISTPGLYIKTPFVDRVRYFEKRILIFDAPPDSLLTEDKRRLVIDVYARARIVDPLLFFRTVQTEAQATSRAVDIISSELRREIALDTQIEVIQETREEIMNRVRDSVTPKLLEFGIETIDVRIKRADFPETVAESVYARMQAERKRIADRERAQGAERDAEVRANVDRQAAIIRAEAERDAQIIRGDGEAEAVRIFAESLGQDPEFYAFQRSLQAYKNFLPESGTTVVLPADSSLFQFLQTPSGNNLTNGVETNGAHASTAPPATNAALTRPVTETPIETRARGFLADKLGVPSGNLTLVRSNAVEFSDTSLGCPASGMMYAQVVTPGYAITFEHGATTHTVHATDDGSSITSCE; encoded by the coding sequence ATGAAATTCCTTGCCGGCCTGGTAGTTCTCATAGCGATAGTGGCGGCGGTTCTCGTGCCACAGACGCTCTACATCGTGGACGAGACGCAGCTCGCCATTTTGACCCGCTTCGGTGAGCCACGCAACTCCATCTCCACGCCCGGTCTGTACATCAAGACGCCCTTTGTCGATAGAGTGCGCTACTTCGAGAAGCGAATTCTGATTTTTGACGCGCCACCGGACTCTCTCCTGACTGAGGACAAGAGGCGTCTTGTGATAGACGTGTATGCCAGGGCGCGCATAGTAGACCCCCTGCTGTTCTTCAGGACGGTGCAGACGGAAGCGCAGGCGACATCACGGGCTGTGGACATAATCAGTTCGGAACTGCGCCGGGAGATAGCTCTCGACACGCAGATCGAGGTCATCCAGGAGACGCGCGAGGAAATCATGAACCGCGTGCGCGACTCGGTGACGCCAAAGCTGCTGGAGTTCGGCATTGAGACGATCGATGTGCGTATCAAGCGGGCGGACTTCCCTGAGACCGTAGCGGAGAGCGTCTATGCGAGGATGCAGGCTGAGCGTAAGCGCATTGCGGACCGTGAGCGCGCCCAGGGCGCCGAGCGAGACGCCGAAGTGCGGGCAAATGTTGACAGGCAAGCGGCTATCATCCGCGCAGAGGCGGAGCGGGACGCGCAGATTATTCGCGGTGACGGTGAAGCCGAAGCCGTGCGCATCTTCGCCGAATCGCTTGGCCAAGACCCGGAGTTCTATGCGTTCCAGCGCAGTCTTCAGGCGTACAAGAACTTCCTGCCGGAAAGCGGCACGACGGTTGTGCTGCCCGCGGACAGCTCGCTGTTCCAATTCCTGCAGACACCCAGCGGCAACAACTTGACCAACGGCGTCGAGACGAACGGCGCACACGCATCCACCGCTCCGCCGGCAACCAATGCCGCGCTGACTCGCCCGGTTACCGAGACCCCGATAGAAACCCGTGCGCGTGGATTCCTCGCCGACAAGCTCGGTGTGCCATCCGGCAACCTGACTCTAGTCCGCAGCAACGCCGTCGAATTTTCGGACACCAGCCTAGGCTGCCCCGCGTCGGGCATGATGTACGCCCAAGTAGTCACGCCGGGCTACGCCATCACCTTTGAGCACGGCGCCACCACTCACACTGTCCACGCCACAGACGATGGCTCATCGATAACTTCTTGCGAATAG